A single window of Nymphaea colorata isolate Beijing-Zhang1983 unplaced genomic scaffold, ASM883128v2 scaffold0136, whole genome shotgun sequence DNA harbors:
- the LOC116268165 gene encoding LOW QUALITY PROTEIN: uncharacterized protein LOC116268165 (The sequence of the model RefSeq protein was modified relative to this genomic sequence to represent the inferred CDS: inserted 6 bases in 5 codons; substituted 6 bases at 6 genomic stop codons), whose translation MEITEEDRQKELLAKKEEEKKKEEDAAESSEEEGKETAENDGWKTPIKIKFPNNQFQGYGPNEIHEYKVPRVKTEEXKAKEALMEETLQNLRKGAXIQRQVRRFAQRIIKPGRKLIDICEELXNYNRKLAPEKGLESGMXFPTGCSLNHVAAHYTPNPGDNTVLGYDDVCKIDFGTXIKGRIIDCAFTVXFNPTYDKLLEAVKDATNTGLAEAGIDARLGEIGAKIQXTMESYEVEIKGKVYPVKVVRNLNGHSIDPYKIHAGKTVPCVKTNTNEKMEEGEQYAIETFGSTGKGYVREDDDCSHYMKDFYLPSNVKIPQRSKAFYNLSQKKXSINYXYSTLCFAKRWLXKLDFPGYVLPLRDLVQNGIVNTYPPLVDXRGCYVAQWEHTLFLRPTCKEILSRGEDF comes from the exons ATGGAGATTACGGAGGAGGATCGCCAGAAAGAGCTCCTTgccaagaaggaggaggagaagaagaaggaggaagatgCTGCTGAATCTTCTGAGGAGGAGGGCAAGGAGACTGCCGAGAATGAcg GCTGGAAGACCCCCATCAAGATCAAGTTCCCCAACAATCAGTTCCAAGGATACGGCCCTAACGAAATCCACGAATACAAAGTCCCCCGCGTGAAAACGGAAG CTAAGGCCAAGGAGGCCCTCATGGAGGAGACCCTGCAAAACTTGAGGAAGGGAGCCTAGATCCAGAGACAGGTGAGACGCTTCGCGCAGAGGATCATCAAGCCCGGACGCAAACTCATCGACATCTGCGAAGAATTGTAAAACTACAACAGAAAATTGGCTCCCGAGAAAGGCCTCGAGTCCGGTAT CTTCCCCACCGGATGCTCCCTCAACCACGTTGCAGCGCATTACACCCCTAACCCCGGAGACAACACCGTACTCGGGTACGACGACGTCTGCAAGATCGACTTCGGCA ACATCAAGGGCAGGATCATCGACTGCGCCTTCACGG GCTTCAATCCCACCTACGACAAGTTGCTGGAAGCGGTCAAGGACGCCACCAATACAGGACTGGCGGAGGCTGGCATTGATGCACGTTTGGGCGAGATCGGAGCAAAGATCCAATAGACCATGGAATCGTATGAGGTGGAAATCAAGGGAAAGGTATACCCAGTTAAGGTCGTCAGGAACCTGAATGGGCATTCCATCGATCCCTATAAGATACACGCCGGCAAAACTGTCCCCTGCGTCAAGACCAACACCAACGAGAAGATGGAGGAGGGCGAACAGTACGCCATCGAGACATTCGGCTCCACTGGAAAGGGATACGTGAGAGAGGATGATGACTGCTCCCACTATATGAAGGACTTCTACCTGCCTTCTAATGTCAAGATACCACAACGCTCCAAGGCCTTCTACAATCTATCACAGAAAAAGTAATCAATCAACTATTAGTACAGCACCCTCTGCTTCGCCAAGCGTTGGCTATAGAAGCTGGACTTCCCTGGCTACGTCCTCCCCCTGAGAGACTTGGTCCAGAACGGCATAGTAAACACATATCCTCCCCTTGTTG CAAGGGGTTGTTACGTTGCTCAATGGGAGCATACCTTATTCCTGAGGCCGACCTGCAAGGAGATCCTCTCAAGAGGTGAGGACTTCTGA